One Felis catus isolate Fca126 chromosome D1, F.catus_Fca126_mat1.0, whole genome shotgun sequence DNA segment encodes these proteins:
- the SMPD1 gene encoding sphingomyelin phosphodiesterase isoform X1: MPRHGVSPGQGHRRSGPEQESDRTRGSPRLRLLWMGLPLILALVLWAPAGAHPLPVQSQHVGRLVPQLRDAFGWWNLTCPVCKSLFTAIDFGLKKESGVEWVGSIATKLCKLLKIAPPAVCQSTVQLFEDDVVEVWTRSVLSPSEACGLLLGSTCGHWDVFSSWNISLPAVPKPAPQPPKPPAPGAPVSRILFLTDLHWDHDYLEGTDPDCENPLCCRQDSGLPPASRPGAGYWGEYSKCDLPLRTLESLLSGLGPAGPFDMVYWTGDIPAHNIWHQSRQDQLRALTTVTALVKKFLGPVPVYPAVGNHESTPVNGFPPPFIEGNHSSSWLYEAMAKAWESWLPPEALHTLRIGGFYALSPRPGLRLISLNMNFCSRENFWLLINSTDPAGQLQWLVGELQAAEDRGDKVHIIGHIPPGHCLKSWSWNYYRIVARYENTLAGQFFGHTHVDEFEVFYDEETLSRPLSVAFLAPSATTYIGLNPGYRVYQIDGNYPGSSHVVLDHETYILNLTQANEPGAIPHWQRLYRARETYGLPNALPAAWHDLVYRMRGDTQLFQTFWFLYHKGHPPSEPCGMPCRLTTLCAQLSARSDSPALCRHLVPDGSLPDVQSLQPRPSFC; this comes from the exons ATGCCCCGCCATGGAGTATCTCCCGGCCAGGGCCACCGCAGGTCCGGCCCGGAGCAGGAATCGGACCGGACCCGAGGGTCCCCCAGACTGAGGCTTCTGTGGATgggcctgcctctgattctggcGTTGGTTCTCTGGGCCCCGGCCGGGGCCCACCCTCTTCCCGTCCAAAGCCAACACGTCGGTCGCTTAGTGCCCCAGCTCCGTGACGCCTTTGGGTGGTGGAACCTCACCTGCCCAGTTTGCAAAAGCTTGTTCACCGCTATCGACTTTGGGCTGAAG AAGGAGTCCGGTGTGGAGTGGGTGGGCTCCATAGCCACCAAGCTCTGCAAACTGCTGAAGATAGCACCGCCCGCTGTGTGCCAGTCAACTGTCCAGCTCTTTGAAGATGATGTGGTGGAGGTGTGGACacgctcagtgctgagcccatcTGAGGCCTGTGGTCTGCTCCTGGGCTCCACTTGTGGGCACTGGGACGTCTTCTCATCTTGGAACATCTCTTTGCCAGCTGTACCAAAGCCGGCCCCACAACCACccaagcccccagccccaggcgcccctgtcagccGCATCCTCTTTCTCACTGACCTGCACTGGGATCATGACTACCTGGAGGGCACAGATCCTGACTGTGAGAACCCACTGTGTTGCCGCCAGGATTCTGGCCTGCCACCTGCCTCCCGCCCAGGTGCTGGATACTGGGGCGAGTACAGCAAGTGTGACCTGCCCCTGCGGACCCTGGAGAGCCTGTTGAGCGGGCTGGGCCCTGCCGGCCCCTTTGATATGGTGTACTGGACAGGAGACATCCCCGCCCACAATATCTGGCACCAATCACGTCAGGACCAGCTTCGGGCCCTGACCACTGTCACAGCCCTTGTGAAGAAGTTCTTGGGGCCAGTGCCTGTGTACCCTGCTGTGGGCAACCATGAGAGCACACCTGTCAAtggcttccctccccccttcataGAGGGCAATCACTCTTCCAGCTGGCTCTATGAGGCAATGGCCAAGGCATGGGAGTCCTGGCTCCCTCCTGAAGCCCTTCACACCCTCAG AATTGGGGGGTTCTATGCCCTTTCCCCACGCCCTGGCCTCCGCCTCATCTCTCTCAATATGAATTTTTGTTCCCGTGAGAACTTCTGGCTCTTGATCAACTCCACAGATCCTGCTGGACAGCTCCAGTGGCTGGTAGGAGAGCTTCAGGCAGCTGAGGATCGAGGAGACAAG GTACATATAATTGGCCACATCCCCCCAGGGCACTGCTTGAAAAGCTGGAGCTGGAATTATTATCGAATTGTAGCCAG GTATGAGAACACCTTGGCTGGTCAGTTCTTTGGCCACACCCACGTGGATGAGTTTGAGGTATTCTATGATGAGGAGACCCTGAGCCGGCCACTGTCTGTAGCCTTCCTGGCACCCAGTGCCACCACCTACATCGGCCTTAATCCTG GTTACCGGGTCTACCAAATAGATGGCAACTATCCGGGGAGCTCTCATGTGGTCCTAGATCATGAGACCTACATCCTGAACCTGACACAGGCTAATGAGCCAGGAGCCATACCACACTGGCAGCGTCTCTATAGAGCTCGAGAAACCTACGGGTTGCCCAATGCACTGCCTGCCGCCTGGCATGATCTGGTGTACCGCATGCGGGGTGACACACAACTTTTCCAGACCTTCTGGTTTCTCTACCATAAGGGCCACCCCCCCTCAGAGCCCTGTGGCATGCCCTGCCGCCTGACTACACTGTGCGCCCAGCTCTCAGCTCGCTCGGATAGCCCTGCTCTATGTCGCCATCTGGTGCCAGATGGAAGCCTCCCTGATGTCCAGAGCCTGCAGCCAAGGCCATCTTTCTGCTAG
- the SMPD1 gene encoding sphingomyelin phosphodiesterase isoform X2, producing MPRHGVSPGQGHRRSGPEQESDRTRGSPRLRLLWMGLPLILALVLWAPAGAHPLPVQSQHVGRLVPQLRDAFGWWNLTCPVCKSLFTAIDFGLKKESGVEWVGSIATKLCKLLKIAPPAVCQSTVQLFEDDVVEVWTRSVLSPSEACGLLLGSTCGHWDVFSSWNISLPAVPKPAPQPPKPPAPGAPVSRILFLTDLHWDHDYLEGTDPDCENPLCCRQDSGLPPASRPGAGYWGEYSKCDLPLRTLESLLSGLGPAGPFDMVYWTGDIPAHNIWHQSRQDQLRALTTVTALVKKFLGPVPVYPAVGNHESTPVNGFPPPFIEGNHSSSWLYEAMAKAWESWLPPEALHTLRIGGFYALSPRPGLRLISLNMNFCSRENFWLLINSTDPAGQLQWLVGELQAAEDRGDKVHIIGHIPPGHCLKSWSWNYYRIVARYENTLAGQFFGHTHVDEFEVFYDEETLSRPLSVAFLAPSATTYIGLNPVSPPSLQVTGSTK from the exons ATGCCCCGCCATGGAGTATCTCCCGGCCAGGGCCACCGCAGGTCCGGCCCGGAGCAGGAATCGGACCGGACCCGAGGGTCCCCCAGACTGAGGCTTCTGTGGATgggcctgcctctgattctggcGTTGGTTCTCTGGGCCCCGGCCGGGGCCCACCCTCTTCCCGTCCAAAGCCAACACGTCGGTCGCTTAGTGCCCCAGCTCCGTGACGCCTTTGGGTGGTGGAACCTCACCTGCCCAGTTTGCAAAAGCTTGTTCACCGCTATCGACTTTGGGCTGAAG AAGGAGTCCGGTGTGGAGTGGGTGGGCTCCATAGCCACCAAGCTCTGCAAACTGCTGAAGATAGCACCGCCCGCTGTGTGCCAGTCAACTGTCCAGCTCTTTGAAGATGATGTGGTGGAGGTGTGGACacgctcagtgctgagcccatcTGAGGCCTGTGGTCTGCTCCTGGGCTCCACTTGTGGGCACTGGGACGTCTTCTCATCTTGGAACATCTCTTTGCCAGCTGTACCAAAGCCGGCCCCACAACCACccaagcccccagccccaggcgcccctgtcagccGCATCCTCTTTCTCACTGACCTGCACTGGGATCATGACTACCTGGAGGGCACAGATCCTGACTGTGAGAACCCACTGTGTTGCCGCCAGGATTCTGGCCTGCCACCTGCCTCCCGCCCAGGTGCTGGATACTGGGGCGAGTACAGCAAGTGTGACCTGCCCCTGCGGACCCTGGAGAGCCTGTTGAGCGGGCTGGGCCCTGCCGGCCCCTTTGATATGGTGTACTGGACAGGAGACATCCCCGCCCACAATATCTGGCACCAATCACGTCAGGACCAGCTTCGGGCCCTGACCACTGTCACAGCCCTTGTGAAGAAGTTCTTGGGGCCAGTGCCTGTGTACCCTGCTGTGGGCAACCATGAGAGCACACCTGTCAAtggcttccctccccccttcataGAGGGCAATCACTCTTCCAGCTGGCTCTATGAGGCAATGGCCAAGGCATGGGAGTCCTGGCTCCCTCCTGAAGCCCTTCACACCCTCAG AATTGGGGGGTTCTATGCCCTTTCCCCACGCCCTGGCCTCCGCCTCATCTCTCTCAATATGAATTTTTGTTCCCGTGAGAACTTCTGGCTCTTGATCAACTCCACAGATCCTGCTGGACAGCTCCAGTGGCTGGTAGGAGAGCTTCAGGCAGCTGAGGATCGAGGAGACAAG GTACATATAATTGGCCACATCCCCCCAGGGCACTGCTTGAAAAGCTGGAGCTGGAATTATTATCGAATTGTAGCCAG GTATGAGAACACCTTGGCTGGTCAGTTCTTTGGCCACACCCACGTGGATGAGTTTGAGGTATTCTATGATGAGGAGACCCTGAGCCGGCCACTGTCTGTAGCCTTCCTGGCACCCAGTGCCACCACCTACATCGGCCTTAATCCTG TCAGCCCTCCCTCCTTGCAGGTTACCGGGTCTACCAAATAG